atatgtacaaaattctcaacattataataatttttaatagatgatgaaaaaaagattatattattcaaaaatttttccttttttgtatataaaaactTATGGTTTATaactaatatttttttatttccacataaaaaaaaaaaaaagagcaaAACGTTTTAACGTATACGTCTATAATTGagaattacatataaatatataatataaatatttattttatatgtagatataatttatttatctgtttataatattattgaaagctttttttttttttttttttttttttttgttttttcatgttttctcttattttattaattttgatttattttatatgatcaAATAAATGtgtttaaatattttgttcatattttatacttattaatatgtattatgtaAATTGTTATGTGTAGAATATTTACAAAGTTTTCATAAAAGAAGTtgccttttttttaaattaaaaaaaaaaaaaaaaaacaataatatatatatatatatatttaaatttatggATTAATAACTTCAATGATTTTCCAATTTTTCATTtcgttttatttattttatatttttatatgaattgatttaattttgttctattttatttttttgttttcgtAGTGGTAATTTAATCCCTTGTTTTGTATATATAGCATGCAgtaagggaaaaaaaaaaaaaaaaaagttgttAGAGAAAACAGATCATTttgtttaaataaataaatatatacatatatatatatatatatatatattaatatttgtgtttttcttttttatattcgaTGGAATTTATTGATTTTATTCGATAATTATAActaataaatgtattaaaaatatattaaattaaaaaaaaaaaattataaataaatatatatatatatatataaatatatatataacacctTGTTTTGAAACCTTTACACAAACGTTATACGTACACaggtttttcttttatttttatgtgcttcttttttatttcactTTTGTTAGAGTCTCTTATTAaacgttaaaaaaaaaaaaaaaaaaaaaaattactaaataataaaagatctAATAACGgatatatctattttttttaatgcacaagaaaaaaaaaaaaaagaacaagggaaaaaagaagaaaaatggaaattaaaattttacacttattaataaatatttaatatatttatatattataaaaaaaagaaaaaaaaaaaaaaaaaaaaaaaattaaccaTATTTAttggttttatttttttatttttttaaaaaaaaaaattgagaatataaattgtaatatattttttattttaatataattttaaaaacctaataatttatttgataatttttcaaattaATGTACTTGTTATAAATTGTACAAAAATGAGAAAATTATACTGCGTATTATTATTGAGCGCCTTTGAGTTTACATATATGATAAACTTTGGAAGAGGACAGAATTATTGGGAACATCCATATCAAAATAGTGATGTGTATCGTCCAATCAACGAACATAGGGAACATCCAAAAGAATACGAATATCCATTACACCAGGAACATACATACCAACAAGAAGATTCAGGAGAAGACGAAAATACATTACAACACGCATATCCAATAGACCACGAAGGTGCCGAACCCGCACCACAAGaacaaaatttattttcaAGCATTGAAATAGTAGAAAGAAGTAATTATATGGGTAATCCATGGACGGAATATATGGCAAAATATGATATTGAAGAAGTTCATGGTTCAGGTATAAGAGTAGATTTAGGAGAAGATGCTGAAGTAGCTGGAACTCAATATAGACTTCCATCAGGGAAATGTCCAGTATTTGGTAAAGGTATAATTATTGAGAATTCAAATACTACTTTTTTAACACCGGTAGCTACGGGAAatcaatatttaaaagatgGAGGTTTTGCTTTTCCTCCAACAGAACCTCTTATGTCACCAATGACATTAGATGAAATGagacatttttataaagataataaatatgtaaaaaatttaGATGAATTGACTTTATGTTCAAGACATGCAGGAAATATGATTCcagataatgataaaaattcaaattataaatatccaGCTGTTTATGATGACAAAGATAAAAAGtgtcatatattatatattgcaGCTCAAGAAAATAATGGTCCTAGATATTGTAATAAAGACGAAAGTAAAAGAAACAGCATGTTTTGTTTTAGACCAGCAAAAGATATATCATTTCAAAACTATACATATTTAAGTAAGAATGTAGTTGATAACTGGGAAAAAGTTTGCCCTAGAAAGAATTTACAGAATGCAAAATTCGGATTATGGGTCGATGGAAATTGTGAAGATATACCACATGTAAATGAATTTCCAGCAATTGATCTTTTTGAATGTAATAAATTAGTTTTTGAATTGAGTGCTTCGGATCAACCtaaacaatatgaacaacATTTAACagattatgaaaaaattaaagaaggTTTCAAAAATAAGAACGCTAGTATGATCAAAAGTGCTTTTCTTCCCACTGGTGCTTTTAAAGCAGATAGATATAAAAGTCATGGTAAGGGTTATAATTGGGGAAATTATAACACAGAAACACAAAAATGTGAAATTTTTAATGTCAAACCAACATGTTTAATTAACAATTCATCATACATTGCTACTACTGCTTTGTCCCATCCCATCGAAGTTGAAAACAATTTTCCatgttcattatataaagatGAAATAATGAAAGAAATCGAAAGAGAATCAAAACgaattaaattaaatgataatgatgatgaagggaataaaaaaattatagctccaagaatttttatttcagATGATAAAGACAGTTTAAAATGCCCATGTGACCCTGAAATGGTAAGTAATAGTACATGTCGTTTCTTTGTATGTAAATGTGTAGAAAGAAGGGCAGAAGTAACATCAAATAATGAAGTTGTAGTtaaagaagaatataaagaTGAATATGCAGATATTCCTGAACATAAACCAACTTatgataaaatgaaaattataattgcATCATCAGCTGCTGTCGCTGTATTAGCAACTATTTTAATGGTTTAtctttataaaagaaaaggaaatgctgaaaaatatgataaaatggATGAACCACAAGATTATGGGAAATCAAATTCAAGAAATGATGAAATGTTAGATCCTGAGGCATCTTTTTGGGGGGAAGAAAAAAGAGCATCACATACAACACCAGTTCTGATGGAAAAACCATACTATTAAAATGTGAACTATAATAATTTCAACGTCTGATATAATCAGCTTCTCTTTTatgctaaaaaaaaaaaaaatatatatatatttataaatatatttatatatatttatatttatatttctatgatttcttaatatttattttttattttaaaaacacaaaaaaataattcacaAAAAATCCATTTTATGTTGTTTCTttactatattttttatgtattacacgaattaaaaaatgaatatacatatggatatataaatataaatatatatatatatatatattagttgttaatttatttatttttttattttttccttaaaCAATTTGATGTTGTAACTTTAAAGTTAAAGCATCATAATGTAAATTCTTCTTTTACGCCGTaaaaattcttatatatatatatatatatatatatatatataacatatttttattcttttaaaatttttaatatgttttct
This Plasmodium falciparum 3D7 genome assembly, chromosome: 11 DNA region includes the following protein-coding sequences:
- a CDS encoding apical membrane antigen 1, with the protein product MRKLYCVLLLSAFEFTYMINFGRGQNYWEHPYQNSDVYRPINEHREHPKEYEYPLHQEHTYQQEDSGEDENTLQHAYPIDHEGAEPAPQEQNLFSSIEIVERSNYMGNPWTEYMAKYDIEEVHGSGIRVDLGEDAEVAGTQYRLPSGKCPVFGKGIIIENSNTTFLTPVATGNQYLKDGGFAFPPTEPLMSPMTLDEMRHFYKDNKYVKNLDELTLCSRHAGNMIPDNDKNSNYKYPAVYDDKDKKCHILYIAAQENNGPRYCNKDESKRNSMFCFRPAKDISFQNYTYLSKNVVDNWEKVCPRKNLQNAKFGLWVDGNCEDIPHVNEFPAIDLFECNKLVFELSASDQPKQYEQHLTDYEKIKEGFKNKNASMIKSAFLPTGAFKADRYKSHGKGYNWGNYNTETQKCEIFNVKPTCLINNSSYIATTALSHPIEVENNFPCSLYKDEIMKEIERESKRIKLNDNDDEGNKKIIAPRIFISDDKDSLKCPCDPEMVSNSTCRFFVCKCVERRAEVTSNNEVVVKEEYKDEYADIPEHKPTYDKMKIIIASSAAVAVLATILMVYLYKRKGNAEKYDKMDEPQDYGKSNSRNDEMLDPEASFWGEEKRASHTTPVLMEKPYY